A window of Punica granatum isolate Tunisia-2019 chromosome 8, ASM765513v2, whole genome shotgun sequence genomic DNA:
CAAGATCTTTCCATAACCTCTTGAACGTTTATCTTGATCCTTCTATAATCCTCTATTCGTTTCTTCCGGGCATGTCTAACTTGCATTTACTTGACCACCTACagattttattcattaataCATACCTAAGCAACAATGAAATTTATCGGACTGAATGTTGATGCACCTTATGCGCCGTATAATTGATGGTTCTAAGAGTAGTTGAAGCTGGCAAACCATATGGGACTCGTGTGATTTCTTTGAGTACAGTTGGTGAATAAGATTATATATGGACAAACAATATGATTGATCTATCACTAAACCCGATCATATTGCATTAATACAACGTTAAAATACAGAACATTATGTCGTTTTTGAGTTACTCGAGGGTCACACGTTGAGATCACGATAAAACACAAACGACAATAAATATTACGAGAAATTACTTGACATTGGAAATTCAGTAACATATAAAGAGCGTCactcacaattttttttttgaatcttATAAAACACAAACCACAATAAACACTGCCAGAAATTACTCGACGTTGGATATTCAGTAACATGTAAAGAGCGACACTCATTAACTTAGCTAATGGACATTGCATTTATATAACATAGTATATCAAAATCCACCTCCCAGtgttaaactttttttttgaattttggcATCCGAAAGCTCAATTGAGCTCCAAATTAATCCAATCGAGTCGAGTCGGCCCACAAataggtaaaactctcccaatgTGAACTATTTGCATTCACAAGGATCCAAACCCAAGACTCAAACGGTAAACCACTTGAATCACCTCACGTTAGTACCCCCAAGTGTTAATCTAATGGTCATCATGTTGATATTGACAACAAATCCTTCTGTGAGTTGGGAGTATGCTCCCTTCCCTTTTGATGTTATGGCATTGTTAGCGCTAGGGCGCAATTTGATACCCGAATCGCCGGCACTCATGAAACCGCCCCATTTAGAATCATACCAACCCGTGTCGAAGATAGAATGGGGTAGGGATGGTTATGATTTACTACCTGCGCATGAGGTAGCATAGGGATGGTAGTTGCCTTCGACTTGCCTTGATCCGTCCCACCCCGTTTAGACTCAcgccaaaattttaaaaaatatatcaataaaatcTTTGATATAATAATCGATGGCAAATTATGTCGTGTTTCTTCGTTCATGTGACTATGTCTTGTTTTTGTGTTCATGTGATATCATATTTCctcattttaaatttaattttttttaaaataaattatattccGACTGGACATGACAGGATGGGGCGAATACCTGTGCACCCTCGATGGTGCAAGCATGGTATCCTAATCTCTACCCATGCTCAAGCGCAGGCCGGGTTGGCACGGATAACCATGAGCACGGCGTGGGCATGGTGACTGAACTTCCCGTACCAACCCGCCCAATTACCATCCCTAGTCAGCGCTGGTCTTGCTATTGATGGCGGAGAGGGAGCATGCTCCCGGGAGCATCCAGCGCAGCACTCAACCAGGGAATCCGGAACCCACTACCCCACGTCATCCGCAGGCAGATGTCCTCCCTGTCGAGAACGTGACCTTCTTCTCCAAGTCCCCTTCCACTCCATTCCGCAGTCCTTCTCACTTTCACTCCCTCCTCCATTAAACCTCCAAATCCAAAcctctcttctctcccttTTGACTTcatctccctccctctctgtCTCTTTCTGTCTGTGTCTGCTGAAGCGGGGGAGACAGTGAGGGGTTGTTAATGTTAATGGAGAGGCAGAAGAGTTTCACTGTCAAATCCACGAGCTTCGTGGCCCTCTCCCTTGCCATCTCCTCCTCCCTCGTCTTCTTCACCGTCTTCTCCCTCTGGGCCCTCAGTTCCACCCCTCTGGTTCCACCCGAGATCAACCTCCGCTTCAACTCAACCCCCATTGCTCCTGTGTCGTCCCCAAACCCCATTGTCACTCCCCACTTCACCACCCGCAACATCTCGTCCAAAACTCCGTTTTTGATCGACACCCACATCACCAAACCCGACAACACTTCCGGGTCTTCGTCCGCCCAGGGCGCCGTTCGGAGGAATCAGGTCCTCAGTGGTAAGCCGCGGAGTGCTGTCCCCGAGATCAAGAAGCCCTCCGATGAAATTGGAGCTTTGAATGGGCAGAAGGGGGATGAGGGTGATGGGATTAGCCTGAGACACTGTGATTTGGGTAAGGGGAGGTGGGTGTATGATGAGAGCTACCCATTGTACACGAACTGGTCCTGTCCATTCATCGATGAAGGGTTCAACTGTGGAGGGAATGGAAGGCCTGATGTTGGCTACATGAAGTGGAGGTGGCAACCTCATGACTGTCGAATCCCAAGGTTGAAATGAGACATCCTTTGGTTCCATGTCCTGCTTGTCTGTGGGTTGATTGAATGAAGTTATGGTCAACTTTCTTACTTGCTCTATGTGTGTGTGATTGTTCAGGTTCAATGCGACAGAAATGCTGGAGCTGATCAGAGGGAAGAGGCTTGTCTTCGTCGGGGATTCTATAAACAGGAACCAGTGGGAGTCAATGATGTGTATGTTGATCGGAGCCGTTAAGGATCCAAAGAAGGTTTATGAGACCCATCGGAGGAGGATTACTAAGGAGAACGGCAATTATTGCTTCAGATTTGTGGTATttatgagaagaagaagaccaaaaaaaaaaaaagatcatttATTGCTTCATTGTTGTTGTTGGGATGGGGAGTGTGCATACTAAGTTCATGCATTGCCTTGTTTCTGCAGGATTATCAGTGTACAGTTGAATACTATGTGACCCATTTCTTGGTTCATGAGAGCAAGGCGAGAGTTGGGCAGAAGCGTGTCCCAACCCTCCGGATCGATGCTATCGACCGGGGTTCGTCTCGGTGGAGAGGAGCGGATATTTTGGTCTTCAACACTGCCCATTGGTGGTCCCATTACAAGACCAAAGCTGGGTGAGTCACATTAGCCGTGGCTTCAGATTTTGGAAATGCTTCGGGAAGAAACAGTATGATGTAGGCTTGATAAGATTAAAAGTTCTTATCTCGGAGTTTTTACTATGGATTTGTTATAGAAATTACCTGTAGTCTGTCTTCAATTGAAATCATAGCACTCTGACCAGAGTTGTATGCCATATAGGGCCCGGACTACTATTAACACTTGCGGTGGAATTTCCCCTCTTGATGAAACTATAAATGCTTCCATTGAGTCGATCcgtttcctttctttctgAAGATCCAATGGCAGTAAGATTCATCCATGAAATTATCAGCTTCTTTTGATATCGTGATTGTCTTTACACAGGGTTAACTACTACCAGGAAGGAAACCAGGTTCATCCCAAGCTAGATGTCTCCACGGCTTTTCGCAAAGCCTTGACGACTTGGGCTTCTTGGGTCGATAAACGCATAAATCCACGCAAAACCCGAGTTTTCTTCAGGAGTTCGGCCCCTTCTCATTTCAGGTTTGCTTCCAAGCCTCTGCTActtcaaatttttatgatgAATTGAACAGAAACCTCGCCACCCGATCCTGGTGGACTGAGTGCCAGTTTCGTGTAACTTAGTGAATAAGTTACCGGTTAACGAGCGATACCTTAGATGATTGGCTATTTAGAGTTTTCCGCAGTCTCTCGGTTCCTTGCTTCCATTTGTTTCTTTCTGGAAAGACTTCCAATTCGACTTTTTAGCATTTTATCTGTTTTCTATCAGACACTCGAACCCCTTCTAAGTAGCATGAAATTGTTTACTTGACAGCGGAGGTGAGTGGAACTCAGGCGGACATTGCAGAGAAGCGAAGCTACCTCTCAACAGCACTTCAAGTTCAGGCTACACTTTCGAGAAGAATTCAATCGTGGAAGAGGTCGTAAAGAGTATGAGAACTCCGGTAACTTTCCTGAACATTACCGGGCTATCAAGTTACAGGATCGATGCTCACCCTTCTGCCTTTGGGGGAAGATCAAGAAAGGGCCGATCTTCGGGCATTGAAGATTGCAGCCACTGGTGCCTTCCTGGAGTCCCTGACACATGGAACGAGCTCCTATATATTCATTTGCAGAGACATCGTAACTACCAGTAACTACCAGCAAGAAATGGCTTGATTCTTCACAAtcttttgtacattcatttgaTTCTTTCTTACGATTTGATTCAATCTCTGTGGAGCTCAAAATGTACAGAATTCCTTCTGAGTTTTTGCATCAAAACAGAGTCAACATCTATTGATCCTTCCTGCTGTTTGGCGTGATTCGAGTCCAAGCCTCCCGCTATCAAAACAGTTCAATTTGTCGAGTACGAGAAATTACGACGCTACTTAAGCGACGGGATTCTGTTCGCGATTGAATAACCATCTGTGACAGCATAACCTGAGTAAGCTCCAACTAAGACTACCGATGAGGAAGGGACCAACCAAAAGCTAATTCTGCATTAATTCGTATTTGCCgtaaaaaaaacctaaaaataaattaaaaaaagagaatataatattaataatggTTTGGTACGGAATTTCATTGTTTAATTAATGAGAAAGGAATCCAATACCTGCCGTTAAACTGTGATTGGAGTGGAAATGAAGATAATGCAAAGTattgaaattatattatatccaCAATTACGTGCAAATTCAAATCACTGTGAAATTATACAGGAGGAGAGTGCTTTCTCTTGGACAACTTGAATGGCTTATCTTGGCCGGAATCATCTATTTTGGAGACTTATTAGGTGCTCACATGCCTTCAGAAATAGAAAAACGAAGCTCGGATATCTctcgcaaaaaaaaaaaaatcaaagaaccTTAGACCTTGTCCTCACCACCAATGATGTCATCACCATTGTTTTCTGCTTCTTGTCTTCTTCTGATTCTCAGCCATTTGGAAGTCAAAATCATGCCAGCCCACATAAGACCCTTCACTACCTTAACCACTCCAATGGTCACGGTCAGGTAGTACAGCCACCAGCCCACAAAGTCAGCCACCCTAACGCCCAACAGCAGCTCCATCTTCACCTCCGGCACAACGATAAGGGCCTCCACCTCGTCCCTCAGCCGCCACCACCATAGCCCGGTGAGGCCCAATGCCTTTGCCACCCTCTCGGGCCACCTCTCGTCCCTCTGGCGGCCCAGCACCGAGTCGTCCACCACTGGCTTCACCACTATCCTGGCCCAGTGCAGCATTGTCTCGTACAGTCCCAGGAAGAACGCGGCCCTCCCCAGGAATCCCCCCTCCCGGGCCGCAACCCAAGAGCCATCACGGGCTGCTGCCAGACTGAGGGGTACAATGCCTATGCTCCCTTCGACACCTATGTAGACGCACAACTGGAGCGCGCACAGGACGATCCATGCCGCATACAGGCGGGGCCGGTGCAGCGCGTAGCGACCACCCGGCAAGCCCCCGGTCAGGCAATGTATGAGGGTGGCTCCACCGAGGAGTGACAGGAGGGCGAGGAGGAGAGTCGGGTTGGAGTCGAGGAAGAGGGAGAGCAGGGAGGAGAACGGGCCATGAGCAACCGAGGAGGCGAAGTAACTATTGCAGGATAGCCTTGCCAGGAGGAGGAACGAGAGGGGGAGCAGTAGGCTGAGGAGAGTGATGGTGAGGAGATGGAAGGGCTCTCTCAAGAGCTTTGATGGATGGAAGGTACCCTTGTTTTCCGCCACTCGCCTCCATAACACCTCACTGCCGGCTGCGCCTGTCATCGACATCACCATTGTCTGTACCTCTTGTGCTTCAGAGCTCGGAAATTGGAAATGGAGAGCTATCGAGGAAGAAGGTGAAGAGCTTGAAGGATTTCTGTTTGCCAAATACTACTACATAAGGCAAAGTTAGTTAAGTGAAAATAATGTTTTAAGTTGTTACCACGTCCATTGACAAACTTGCCGTCTATGGAGATTTTTAAGTCCTCAAGAAATGAGAATACCAAACAATTATTTTCGAAAGTTTAATTcgaatattcttttttctattaagGCGTGGAAGGAGTtttacaatttctttttttccgtatatggaaaataaaaattgtgtATTTTTCGGTAGATGAGATTGTCTGCAAATCCTCTGTTACTGTCTTCGCCAGAAACACACTCAAAAAGTTGTCACTGTCGAAGGTTG
This region includes:
- the LOC116188070 gene encoding protein trichome birefringence-like 6, giving the protein MLMERQKSFTVKSTSFVALSLAISSSLVFFTVFSLWALSSTPLVPPEINLRFNSTPIAPVSSPNPIVTPHFTTRNISSKTPFLIDTHITKPDNTSGSSSAQGAVRRNQVLSGKPRSAVPEIKKPSDEIGALNGQKGDEGDGISLRHCDLGKGRWVYDESYPLYTNWSCPFIDEGFNCGGNGRPDVGYMKWRWQPHDCRIPRFNATEMLELIRGKRLVFVGDSINRNQWESMMCMLIGAVKDPKKVYETHRRRITKENGNYCFRFVDYQCTVEYYVTHFLVHESKARVGQKRVPTLRIDAIDRGSSRWRGADILVFNTAHWWSHYKTKAGVNYYQEGNQVHPKLDVSTAFRKALTTWASWVDKRINPRKTRVFFRSSAPSHFSGGEWNSGGHCREAKLPLNSTSSSGYTFEKNSIVEEVVKSMRTPVTFLNITGLSSYRIDAHPSAFGGRSRKGRSSGIEDCSHWCLPGVPDTWNELLYIHLQRHRNYQ
- the LOC116188071 gene encoding uncharacterized protein LOC116188071, whose translation is MVMSMTGAAGSEVLWRRVAENKGTFHPSKLLREPFHLLTITLLSLLLPLSFLLLARLSCNSYFASSVAHGPFSSLLSLFLDSNPTLLLALLSLLGGATLIHCLTGGLPGGRYALHRPRLYAAWIVLCALQLCVYIGVEGSIGIVPLSLAAARDGSWVAAREGGFLGRAAFFLGLYETMLHWARIVVKPVVDDSVLGRQRDERWPERVAKALGLTGLWWWRLRDEVEALIVVPEVKMELLLGVRVADFVGWWLYYLTVTIGVVKVVKGLMWAGMILTSKWLRIRRRQEAENNGDDIIGGEDKV